GTTTTGGAAAGAAGTAATAGATTTAAAGAAGTTTGGATTTTTTGGATTGTTAGAATAAACTATGGACAAATTAGTTTTATGATGTCTAGACTAAGGAAAGTTTCAGGGGTTTAGTCATACCTAACCTCTGTTTTTTGTAACCTCTgtttttttatgaaataaaaggCAAGCACCTCCTTAAGGTGCAaattacaaaaacaaaaaacaaaaaaaaaaaaacacttagtTTCAACAGGAAGGAGTACTAAATAAAACATTCTGTGAGGGCTTTTTTCCTAAATTGGTAATGGTCGTATTAACTTCCTTACTGATACCACAAAACCATTTCAGAACCTGGTCATATCTAGTCATCTCCTCTTCCCAAGTCATGTGTTTTGCCTTTGTCtttttggagttttttttttttttttcaattattccTTTTTTATACTCCACAATGATATTTGATTCAGTTTTTGTTCACTTCAACTATTTTACAAATACATTGCCCAcgttattttcctttcttatatGTTGTTTGCTTATGATTTAATTAAACAAGGATTTAGGCGAACATCACTTGCTCTATGGTGAAAAACTACATACCCAATTTGCTATGGTTTATGAACATGAATCTCATCGTGCAAGTCACGTGCTTTTGCCTTTGcctttttcaagtttttttccAATGATTTTTTAGTAACAGTGTTCGATGCTTGATTCAGTTTTTGCGCACTTCGATGATTTTTTATATAACACCGACCATGTTGTATAACtttctaatattttttgttCACTTAAATATTAGTGCAGGGTGTCCGAACCAGCTTGCAAGCACTTCGATTAAATAATTCTATCCATCAAAACTGGAACAAatgatgggaagaaatcacttcATGAGGTACCTGCTACCTAACTAAGAATATGACAAGGGAacaaatttaatgaaaattaaatatgtacCTTCATGTCTAATATATTTGATAGAAAAAGGAAGTGCTACATGTACTGCAATCTAACTACATGACATTTGTTATTAGTTTCTTGTTCCATTAAAAACAAGCAAAGTAGTTGCGGACACTAAGTTCAAGACTTGTTACATGACTCAAATTAATTGCTTTGGCCCCAAAACTTAACTGGAAATTGGAATTTGTAGTAGGCcatattaagtgaatttttaatacaaatatctGACTAAAATTATTGAGTTCTACCGAACCCATAACTAATGATTTAGATTCGTCCCTGCCACAATATCTACCAAAATGCAACCTAACAAATATTAGGAGAAAAcgaaaatacattttgtatactCTTAATATGATGTATTAAACAAAAACATAGAGTATAATTCTTAATAAACAACAGACAGTCGGTACAAAACAAGCAACCAAAACCATCAGAGTTTACAAAAACCATACAAAGGTaacaacaacatgcaccaaGAATGAAATATTCATCCTTATTAATCCCCACAGAGGAAAGGACCATCTTCCACCTCTTGTATCTCTTTTGCTGATGGAATGAACTGGTAGGGGTCTGCCTAAACCCACCCAGCATTGAggtggcttaaaaaaaaaaaaaaaaaaaaaaacatgcaccAAGAAGTTTTCTCCTTGCAAATATCCCATCAAATGAATATTTAAGCAAAGGAGAAACCGAAATAGTATAAAACACTGATATTAAGGCTGAGGTTTATGATTTGCGCCCATACGTAAAAACCATCACAAAATCTTTGGCAGAACCTCCAACTTTTGCCTTTCTAATTCCAGAGTTAGGTGCTGCATGTAACCAAAAATCTGTTAGTTGACGCAGTGGCTGCTCAGGAAGGCGCAACGGTATGCCCAACATGCGAAGCTCCACCTGCAAAAAGTAGATGTCATGCGATAGCTAACAAAGAAAATCCTGGCGATAAATCAGAAGTTGTTTTTATAAGTATTACCTCGTCTTCGCTCTGGAGACTCAGTTTTAGTGCAATGTACTTCTTTGTGTAGGAAACAGGCATATTCGCATCCCTATTTAACCAGAAAAAGATGCATAGCATGTTCATGGAAGTTGTTAAGAGACACACTGGAAGGTAAAAGACGGAGAATATAAAAGAGAATACTATCTTTTTATGAGATAGAATTGCAGTtacacaaaaattaaagaaagaaatgacTTTCCTAGTGACAGAAGTCATTTTTTGGTAATAGTCTCTACTCTTAACTTCCTATCACTGCTTTGATCAATACTTAGACATTATTATCAATCTTAATACTCAAAAATTTCATCATAACATGATCTCGTTTGCTAATAATTGATAAGAAAATGGATATTGGGCCTAATTGAATTACAAAAGTTAGTTTTTGAGGTGAAATTGTTCAAGACTATGTAAGTTCTTGAGGTGAAATTGTTCAAGACTATGTAAGGATACTCATTTTCAATTAAATCCCCAACCAACGggggatctttttttttttttttttcaaaagttcaCCATACTGGTGTGGGGTTAGGCCTGGACCCCTACCTGTGCATTCCATAAAGCATAAGTACATGGAGGAGGACATAAACCTTAGCCTCCAATACAACAGGTGGGATCTAGATCTAACAATATTATTAACAAtctctttcaaaagtttttttttttttttcataaattgtTTTTCAGGTTCCAACCGAACACCAAAATGCATTTCTAGAAAATAAGTCGTTTTTGATAAACAGCTTTCAAAAATAACTTCCAGCGTACCAAAGAAACTTTGTTATTTCTGGAAGCTTTTGTTCATATGCATGCCAGTCTTCCAACAGAAAAGTAGTAATTATAAAAAGCCACAAGCTTATAATAAAAAGACTCACTTGATCTTTATATAGCGGGAAGAAATCTGTGGCAAAGGTGAAGGACATTCCCTGAaacaacaattacaagaaaatatTCATATTATTACTCTGtataccaaaaaataaaaaaaatatatcaagatTAAACTCGAGTAATTATTGAAGAGTTATAAAAACgccatattttcatatttagaaataaaatCCCATACTTATTAcgccctccgtttcaatttatgtatcatttttttttgtccataaAAGAAtgtcatattttcttattcaaaaacaatttaactttaaacttcacatttattttttaattaaatgatttacagtcacacaaatgTCTATGACTTATTCAGTCAAATACTGCCtcataaattgagacgaaggGACTACTACATAAAATTGAAAGGCAGAAACTCACTGCTTATCAGATGCAACCAAATTGAACCAAATGGAATTGACTCTTTCATTCAGTCTAGTACCACTGCTTGTTGCTGCAGCCTCATGAGCAACTCCTACTTGTGCCACATTATTTGATgatccaccaccaccaccaccagcgggaatattatttgtttcttttttctttctgccGCGTCgtccctttttcccttttcctctatcattattattattattactagttGATGGTGCTGCTGCTGCAGCTGGAACaacatttgattttttttcctctttttgatGAACAATATTCTGTTTGCTAACTTTGCGTTCCCTTGTTTTTGGAGAAGGCACGTACTCTTCGTCGTCCTTTTCGTCGTCGTCCTCTTCATCTTCGTCATAAAGATTGAATAGTGGAGTGAAGTTTGGAACAGGCTCAGTGAACTTGGATTTGTTGGAATTGGCTAAAGTGACACCTTTATCAGTTACCAATGTGTTCAATGGTTCCCATAGGTCATTCATACCATCCAATGGTTCGGTACCTTTGCCTTTCTTTGAGATAGTATCATTCTTTGAGGACTCAGCAGCATAAGCAGCACTCTCAACCTTCAGAAAGTGATGTTAAGAGCTAGTAAAGCAACAATtgtatcaaaataaataaggaaATGAAAGGTTGTTATTCTCATGCTATAGGGTCAGGATCAGAGCTGGGGGCACAAAATTACACTGCATATATAAAGTCaaatttttaattatgtatatagtagatgttggaCCCCTTGACTTCTTAAagtgtttaattttttatagttTGAATCCTCCTAATAAAAATCTTGGCTCCGCCACCCTAGAGTTAATATATCTTGTGTCATTCTTTGCTATTGCATTGACTACGTGAAAGTCACACAATTCAATATGATATTATGTAAGAGTAGATAAAGGTTTTGAGTTCAAGTCTAATTGTCACCCTTTATCAAAAAAATGAGtgctagaaaaatgaaaaaagaatcaGGCATGCAGATGAAGGGCTTAACGTTGAAGATTGATGTCTTCTCCAATAGCTTAAGCTTTTAAAAGAGTTGGTCATACTTTGAAACCATAAGTTTCGAAagttttttctcctttcttaaACTCCACGTCTAGtcaaagtgtatcacataaactAGGACTGATGGAATAATTACATGCTCCTTGATTAGTTATTAGCAAATGCCTTTTAATTAGATGTCTATGAATGGACCAAATTAAAAGGTGCACTTATCAGTGGCACATGTTGAACATTAACAGTtgacaaataatgaattaagtactatgttacacctcgaaaaattcccattaacgtacagtgaataggctgaCGAAGGataagatgtatatgatgtttggGCAAGTAAGAATTAGTccttaatggtcctaattaagatttcaaagacatttgaagtaggagacgaaagttggtaaggaaagtgaggtatatgtcatgtgtcgagcaagatttacgagtatcgaattgatgatgacttaatgaagtttggAGAAGAGTTGTAATGCCCCTtgtattgttaatgaagtgttaaataagtgttaagaaggttccataaggatttaagatcaaacaaataaaggaattgagtttatgggaactttggtaaaacttggcaaaattttcggataaaattttggtccacattggtgggggcatatctcctataatatgaggattttttgtgtgtttattttttccaaattgaatttcatcgagtctagtttccaacgcaacaaaccgctcgtcaatgtgaggtctgagtaaaaagttatggccattctacgaCGGACGTGTCGAAAGCAGAGAAATcctacggaccatttgacgcccGTAGacttttgacggtccgtaggaaatcctacggtccgtaaaatggACCCAggcgtcaaatggtcacagtgacccatttttgactgggcagttctacggacaattttgacggtccgtaggaatttatacggcccgtcaaaatgggcgtaGAATTACCCGACGGGATCAGATTTCAAGTTATTAAAAGGAGACCCAcattcatttaattcatttcatttttcattccacacaaagtcaagaactctctagaatattctccactcttcacacaagaaatcaaaggaaatcaaagatcaataccaagaaatcaagtgaatcaagtgtaagaaattcatcaaagtccatccaagtcaagaaatcccaagaaaaatgaactagggtttttgtgtaaggagagtattaccactcaaggtttattcctacaccatctaaggtaagtttcatgacctttacatgctatttgaagtatttatacgTTGAAACACATGGGTTGTGGAAGAGTGCAataaatgggtcatcaaatggatgaatagtgtcattattgaatagtagtggAATTAAATCATGGAACTgagtatgttgatgatataaatgcgttataaatgacttatagaacatgaaataagcattggatacgaaagaatgcgaaagtgaattttagtcatgaatatggagagttaaagtagaattgtgaaacgcgaattatgtaaatgaatgacgattgttgttggtgatgttgtgatgatattacggatgtttgggagttgatatagaaaatggaggaagtcatataaacaaaggaaatgctgcccaattttctctagctttaaaaggcccgttcatataattgtgtagctaatgccgatacgaattctcttgaaggtaaaacctgtgcattaaaggacaacgagcaagcaatagaatagtcaaaagacaaaggtatgtgaggctagccctttccttctaaggcatgagtcctatggc
This portion of the Lycium ferocissimum isolate CSIRO_LF1 chromosome 1, AGI_CSIRO_Lferr_CH_V1, whole genome shotgun sequence genome encodes:
- the LOC132067988 gene encoding E3 ubiquitin protein ligase DRIP1-like isoform X1; its protein translation is MDDFTTRQASIKSVLTCRICKKLFKEVTIIEECCHRFCKKCITRTITEEKLHVCPVCNLDLGVAPLQKIRPDHQVQEIRDIFSAKRREYIERGLIQDSSKKGETKKLAHEDNNSDNMLIDNPLPTAAAVATSSRRKEKSISSLVNTTPVDDQVPVQQNVLTTGRRRRSRSRNANNNALRFQELAKFYNVEVNQIKGDHQPGSSNIPLFSGKATTKNKQQVESAAYAAESSKNDTISKKGKGTEPLDGMNDLWEPLNTLVTDKGVTLANSNKSKFTEPVPNFTPLFNLYDEDEEDDDEKDDEEYVPSPKTRERKVSKQNIVHQKEEKKSNVVPAAAAAPSTSNNNNNDRGKGKKGRRGRKKKETNNIPAGGGGGGSSNNVAQVGVAHEAAATSSGTRLNERVNSIWFNLVASDKQECPSPLPQISSRYIKIKDANMPVSYTKKYIALKLSLQSEDEVELRMLGIPLRLPEQPLRQLTDFWLHAAPNSGIRKAKVGGSAKDFVMVFTYGRKS